The following are encoded together in the Campylobacter devanensis genome:
- a CDS encoding ammonium transporter, which produces MDAINTLFIMLCSLLVLLMTPSLAMFYSGLVQAKNALNTIMNCFIVFGLVSFTWIFVGFSLAYEGDYLGIIGDLSAAFLNGVNGVNANGVPQLLNVIFQMMFALIASAVITGSLVGRVKLSVLAIFLIFWSILVYAILAHMIWDEQGFLLTRGGLDFAGGGVVHISAGTAGLIGVLMVGARKEIAHISEQAHSIPYAFLGGILLFIGWLGFNSGSAGKVDEIAVNAFIVTIISASSGYIAWICMEILNKQKPSILGSLSGLVAGLVGITPGCGYVGIAASIIIGASTAIVCFWGLIVIKYKLKLDDSLDAFSLHGFGGIWGALCVGLFATKEINPSIEFEGLFVSFNPHLLLEQIMGVVVCFGVSAIISFVIFKVISYFTPLRVDSEHESLGLDASLHGESAYKR; this is translated from the coding sequence ATGGATGCGATAAACACCCTATTTATAATGCTTTGTTCGCTATTGGTTTTGCTAATGACTCCGTCACTAGCAATGTTTTATTCTGGGCTAGTTCAGGCTAAAAATGCATTAAATACTATAATGAATTGCTTCATAGTCTTTGGATTAGTCTCATTTACTTGGATATTTGTTGGCTTTTCATTAGCTTATGAGGGTGATTACCTTGGTATTATAGGTGATCTTTCGGCTGCTTTTTTAAATGGCGTTAATGGTGTAAATGCTAATGGAGTCCCGCAACTTCTAAATGTGATATTCCAAATGATGTTTGCCCTAATAGCAAGCGCTGTTATCACAGGATCGCTTGTTGGGCGTGTAAAGCTTAGTGTTTTGGCGATATTTTTGATCTTTTGGAGTATTTTGGTCTATGCTATTTTGGCTCATATGATCTGGGATGAGCAAGGATTTTTACTAACTCGTGGTGGGCTGGATTTTGCTGGTGGCGGTGTCGTTCATATCAGTGCGGGGACAGCTGGGTTAATTGGCGTTTTGATGGTGGGCGCTAGAAAAGAGATAGCACATATCAGTGAGCAAGCTCACTCTATACCTTATGCTTTTTTAGGTGGTATTTTGCTATTTATAGGTTGGTTAGGATTTAACTCAGGTAGCGCTGGAAAGGTAGATGAAATCGCCGTAAATGCCTTTATAGTTACTATTATTTCAGCTTCTAGCGGATATATAGCTTGGATATGTATGGAAATTTTAAACAAACAAAAACCTAGTATATTAGGCTCTTTAAGTGGCTTAGTAGCTGGACTTGTAGGTATCACACCAGGTTGCGGATATGTAGGCATAGCAGCTAGTATAATAATCGGTGCTAGCACAGCTATTGTCTGTTTTTGGGGGTTGATAGTTATCAAATACAAACTCAAACTAGATGACTCATTAGACGCCTTTTCACTGCATGGATTTGGCGGTATATGGGGCGCTTTGTGTGTAGGGCTATTTGCTACTAAAGAGATAAATCCTAGTATTGAATTTGAAGGATTATTTGTAAGCTTTAATCCGCATTTGCTTTTAGAGCAGATTATGGGAGTTGTGGTTTGCTTTGGGGTTTCGGCTATTATTAGTTTTGTGATATTTAAGGTTATATCATATTTTACCCCGCTTCGTGTAGATAGTGAGCATGAGAGCCTAGGCCTAGATGCTAGCCTACATGGCGAGAGCGCTTATAAAAGATAA
- a CDS encoding type I restriction-modification system subunit M, with the protein MDISKEVNFIWNIADKLRGAYTSDKYKDVIIPMVILRRFECALADTKNKVLEKYNSDKNCPAKVLESFSGYKFYNTSKFDLKELRNDQNNIKANLKNYIDGFSDNIKEIFENLEFQKQIDKMSKENCLFSIIKAFSELDLDPKIVPNHTMGYIFEELIRKFSENAEAGDHYTGRDIIALMVDILLFGVDIQGDNKVISVLDQACGTGGMLSIANEKLKEQNNKAQIYLYGQEINGESYAICKADILIKGQNEKNILKTDTLKNNEFPNEKFDFIIENPPFGTSWGGEKAKDGVEDAVKLAYESKSRFLAGLPAKSDAQLLFLQSALEKVKDNGKIAIIQNGSPLFSGDTTSGESQIRRYLLENDYIDSIIALPTELFYNTGIATYIWILRKSKPNERKGKLALIDASSFYIKLRKSMGNKRNELNEQNIAQITQIYKDFKENEYCKIYNNSEFIYKEYTIMTPLQKSYTITDESLESLKSAFYNDTKITELENKDELNQKEQKELSKQKEAKELASAIISKLNDHKDGKKYLNKDEFISFLKQILDIKDTKTLDKIAKIFSRDDDEAQIQRDKKGEIIYDKDGRDSEIININASIDEYMKSEVLPHLPLAKAFDEGKIGAEIPFTRYFYKYQNPKSTDEIKLEFKNLEKEAIELESGIFDE; encoded by the coding sequence ATGGATATTAGCAAAGAGGTAAATTTTATTTGGAATATAGCTGATAAGCTTCGTGGAGCCTACACCAGTGATAAATATAAAGATGTGATTATCCCTATGGTTATTTTACGCAGATTTGAGTGCGCCTTAGCTGATACCAAAAACAAAGTGCTAGAAAAGTATAATAGCGACAAAAACTGCCCAGCAAAAGTGCTAGAAAGCTTCAGCGGATATAAATTTTACAACACAAGCAAATTTGATCTAAAAGAGCTTAGAAACGACCAAAACAACATAAAAGCAAATTTGAAAAATTATATAGATGGTTTTAGCGACAATATCAAAGAGATATTTGAAAATCTAGAATTCCAAAAACAGATAGACAAAATGAGTAAAGAAAACTGCCTTTTTAGCATCATCAAAGCTTTTAGCGAACTTGACTTAGATCCCAAAATCGTCCCAAATCACACAATGGGCTATATATTTGAAGAACTAATCCGCAAATTTAGCGAAAATGCAGAAGCCGGCGATCACTATACAGGGCGTGATATCATAGCTTTAATGGTGGATATTTTGCTTTTTGGTGTAGATATACAAGGCGATAATAAAGTAATTTCAGTCCTAGACCAAGCTTGCGGAACAGGCGGAATGCTAAGCATAGCAAATGAAAAGCTAAAAGAACAAAACAATAAAGCACAAATTTATCTATACGGCCAAGAGATCAACGGCGAGAGCTACGCTATCTGTAAAGCCGATATACTCATAAAAGGGCAAAATGAAAAAAATATTTTAAAAACAGATACTCTAAAAAACAATGAATTCCCAAATGAAAAATTTGATTTTATCATCGAAAATCCACCATTTGGCACTTCATGGGGTGGAGAAAAAGCAAAAGATGGTGTAGAAGACGCTGTAAAACTAGCCTATGAGAGCAAATCTCGCTTTTTGGCAGGACTACCAGCCAAAAGCGATGCGCAACTTCTCTTTTTACAATCAGCCCTAGAAAAGGTCAAAGATAATGGCAAAATCGCCATCATCCAAAACGGCTCCCCGCTATTTAGCGGCGATACCACCTCAGGCGAGAGTCAAATTCGCCGCTATCTACTAGAAAATGACTATATAGATAGCATTATCGCCTTGCCAACAGAACTTTTTTATAACACTGGAATTGCTACTTATATATGGATACTACGCAAATCCAAACCAAATGAAAGAAAAGGCAAACTAGCACTAATCGACGCTAGTAGCTTCTATATAAAGCTTAGAAAATCAATGGGCAATAAAAGAAACGAGCTAAACGAGCAAAATATAGCACAAATTACCCAAATTTACAAAGATTTTAAAGAGAATGAGTATTGTAAAATCTATAATAATAGCGAATTTATCTATAAAGAATACACCATAATGACCCCACTTCAAAAGAGCTATACCATCACAGATGAGAGCCTAGAAAGCTTGAAATCTGCCTTTTATAATGACACCAAAATAACAGAATTAGAAAACAAAGATGAATTAAACCAAAAAGAGCAAAAAGAGCTAAGCAAACAAAAAGAGGCCAAAGAGCTTGCTAGTGCGATAATAAGCAAATTAAATGACCATAAAGATGGTAAAAAATATCTAAACAAAGATGAATTTATCAGCTTTTTAAAGCAAATTTTAGATATCAAAGATACCAAAACACTAGACAAAATAGCCAAAATATTTAGCCGTGATGACGATGAAGCACAAATTCAAAGAGATAAAAAAGGCGAGATTATCTACGATAAAGATGGCCGTGATAGCGAGATAATCAACATTAACGCTAGCATCGATGAATACATGAAAAGCGAAGTCTTGCCACATTTGCCACTAGCAAAAGCCTTTGATGAGGGCAAAATCGGCGCCGAAATTCCATTTACTCGCTACTTCTACAAATACCAAAACCCTAAAAGCACTGATGAGATAAAACTAGAATTTAAAAACCTAGAAAAAGAAGCAATTGAGCTTGAAAGTGGTATTTTTGATGAGTAA